From Struthio camelus isolate bStrCam1 chromosome 7, bStrCam1.hap1, whole genome shotgun sequence, a single genomic window includes:
- the ATOH7 gene encoding transcription factor ATOH7, protein MKTCKSSHLDSGLESDLQCRSGPGCVVKCGSERMENAAKRRLAANARERRRMQGLNTAFDRLRKVVPQWGQDKKLSKYETLQMALSYIMALTRILAEAERYSTEREWINHHCEHFHPESYHEYMGQKMATDSDSYAQRIFSYHSEHFQIAN, encoded by the coding sequence ATGAAAACCTGTAAATCCAGTCATTTGGATTCGGGTTTGGAATCGGACCTCCAGTGCAGAAGTGGACCAGGCTGTGTGGTGAAATGCGGTTCAGAAAGGATGGAGAATGCTGCAAAGAGAAGACTGGCTGCCAATGCCAGGGAGAGAAGACGAATGCAAGGACTGAACACAGCCTTTGATCGCTTGAGAAAGGTAGTTCCACAGTGGGGTCAAGATAAAAAGCTCTCCAAATATGAGACCCTTCAGATGGCATTAAGTTATATCATGGCTCTCACTAGAATACTTGCTGAAGCAGAAAGATACAGTACTGAAAGAGAATGGATTAATCATCACTGTGAACACTTTCATCCAGAGAGCTATCACGAATATATGGGACAAAAAATGGCAACAGACAGTGATTCTTATGCACAGAGAATATTCAGCTATCATTCTGAACACTTTCAAATAGCTAATTAG